The following are from one region of the Hyphomicrobium album genome:
- a CDS encoding IS1595 family transposase: protein MSILTKSHFHDEAAAFVELETILWADGPVCPHCGGMDRVYTLKGVRSKPSKKNPEGVERHGLKKCGHCRKQFTVRVGTIFEDSHAPLHKWFQAIHLLCSSKKGISSHQLHRILEVQYNTAWFMAHRIREAMRVGGLKPPMGGDSGIIEVDETIYGRTSTHPKGRARGRGFYNAIHKNVVLSLVERGGTVRSFHVEGSTISQVIPVVNENIAKEASVMTDSAPIYTNRLGDFASHDRVDHSKEEYVRYEDGRPVVHTNTVEGYFSLFKRGMRGVYQHCSEKHLHRYLAEFDFRYNNRSALGVEDTERALKAVAGAKGKRLTYRQADPIR, encoded by the coding sequence ATGTCGATCCTCACTAAATCGCACTTCCACGACGAGGCGGCAGCCTTCGTTGAATTAGAGACGATCCTGTGGGCCGATGGCCCGGTCTGTCCCCACTGCGGCGGCATGGATCGCGTCTACACGCTCAAGGGCGTGCGCTCCAAGCCGAGCAAGAAAAACCCCGAGGGCGTCGAGCGTCACGGTCTGAAGAAGTGCGGCCACTGCCGCAAGCAGTTCACCGTCCGCGTCGGCACCATTTTCGAGGACAGCCACGCGCCGCTGCACAAGTGGTTCCAGGCGATCCACCTGCTGTGCTCGTCCAAGAAGGGCATCAGCAGCCACCAGCTGCACCGCATCCTTGAGGTTCAGTACAACACCGCTTGGTTCATGGCGCACCGAATACGCGAAGCCATGCGCGTTGGAGGCCTTAAGCCTCCCATGGGTGGCGACAGCGGCATCATTGAAGTGGACGAGACCATTTATGGGCGCACGTCGACGCACCCCAAGGGCCGTGCGCGCGGGCGTGGGTTCTACAATGCCATCCACAAGAACGTCGTGCTGTCGCTCGTAGAGCGCGGCGGCACGGTGCGCAGCTTCCACGTCGAGGGCAGCACCATCAGTCAGGTGATCCCGGTCGTGAACGAGAACATCGCCAAAGAGGCGTCAGTCATGACGGACAGCGCGCCAATCTACACCAACAGACTGGGCGACTTTGCCAGCCATGACCGCGTTGATCACAGCAAGGAAGAATACGTCCGCTACGAGGACGGGCGCCCGGTGGTCCACACGAACACGGTCGAGGGCTATTTCAGCCTATTCAAGCGCGGCATGCGCGGTGTCTACCAGCATTGCTCAGAGAAGCACCTGCACCGCTACCTTGCGGAGTTTGACTTCCGCTACAACAACCGCTCGGCGCTTGGCGTTGAAGATACGGAGCGCGCTCTGAAGGCTGTCGCTGGCGCAAAGGGCAAGCGGCTGACGTATCGACAAGCTGACCCGATCAGATAG
- a CDS encoding polysaccharide biosynthesis tyrosine autokinase has translation MQEQYISARIPTPVQASNHQPENFLVTHADIKRFIKRYSSLLKWSTAIGILLGAAYAWSAVPLYTAHAQIIIDPSLPKSLTDARDNIFGLDNAQVESQIQVIRSESIAQAVVKKLKLNEDPAFSGVSSSILTYPFRLLNGAPEPDALARERLALARYKNGLEVRRVGLSYSIDIFYSAPHPDLAAKLANATADAYIADQINARGLAARQGGLWLEERIDHLRKEMNAAALQAQEFRAKRDYRISPRAGAEGLPAAPREPVETRQNTLEELDSTAQTFRRIYESYLSAYTESVQKQSYPISNARVITEASAPTTKSYPRTKLILLFGGLMGALAGFGIAFCRAQLDRSVAGARQVRDELGLECLAMIPSFVDLRPPSPVTRLSAGLALAQRPSDLVRLLQRGAKSIVGRVNAWFMGSATTEEAAQETSRADLLSVVTLPFSIFSHAMKRLRTAIAIAARGRQLRSIAVTSTLPGEGKSTIAANLAALFAASGVRTLLIDGDMRRASLSRAFAPDAEQGLQEVLNGECALKDCIVRVDGSDLDLLPLSIAGLTNSPDAAPTVELAEPLLAEMQKSYDFIIFELPPLSASLDGLAVSSLVDGTIVVAEWGRTPLPLLSESIHLLRNAGANIAGVVINKIDTSTPDNGDLAGNYFSYSYAPANVERLR, from the coding sequence ATGCAGGAGCAGTACATTTCCGCTCGGATACCGACGCCCGTCCAGGCGTCGAACCATCAGCCAGAAAACTTCCTCGTCACACATGCGGACATCAAGCGCTTTATCAAGCGCTACTCGTCGCTGCTTAAATGGTCCACGGCCATCGGTATCTTGTTGGGCGCGGCCTATGCGTGGTCGGCTGTCCCCCTGTACACCGCCCATGCTCAGATCATCATCGATCCGAGCCTGCCTAAGTCACTTACGGACGCGCGCGACAACATCTTTGGCCTCGACAATGCGCAGGTGGAGAGCCAGATCCAGGTGATCCGCTCCGAGAGCATCGCCCAGGCCGTCGTCAAGAAGCTGAAGCTCAATGAAGACCCAGCATTCAGCGGCGTCTCCTCCTCGATACTTACCTATCCATTTCGACTGTTAAATGGGGCTCCCGAGCCGGATGCCCTCGCCCGTGAACGCCTGGCGTTGGCACGCTACAAGAATGGCCTGGAAGTGCGGCGTGTCGGGCTCTCCTACTCCATCGACATATTCTACAGCGCGCCGCACCCCGATCTCGCCGCCAAGTTAGCCAATGCTACAGCCGATGCCTACATCGCCGATCAAATCAACGCGCGCGGGCTAGCAGCGCGCCAGGGCGGCCTCTGGCTGGAGGAGCGGATTGATCACTTGCGCAAGGAGATGAATGCAGCGGCTTTGCAGGCGCAGGAATTTCGCGCCAAGCGCGACTACCGCATTTCGCCCAGAGCTGGTGCGGAGGGGCTCCCAGCTGCTCCCCGCGAGCCTGTCGAAACCCGTCAAAATACTCTCGAAGAGCTCGATTCCACGGCTCAGACGTTCCGGCGCATCTATGAGAGCTACCTATCCGCATATACGGAATCTGTACAAAAGCAGTCCTATCCCATCAGCAACGCCCGCGTGATCACCGAGGCTTCGGCGCCCACCACCAAGAGCTACCCACGGACCAAGCTCATCTTGCTATTCGGCGGCCTGATGGGTGCACTGGCCGGCTTCGGCATAGCCTTCTGCCGGGCACAGCTCGACCGTAGCGTCGCGGGTGCGCGCCAGGTTCGCGACGAGCTCGGGCTCGAATGCCTCGCCATGATCCCGAGTTTCGTAGACCTCCGGCCTCCGTCGCCGGTGACGCGTCTCAGCGCCGGACTGGCGCTGGCGCAGCGGCCGTCTGACCTCGTTCGCCTTCTCCAGCGCGGAGCGAAGTCGATCGTCGGGCGCGTGAATGCCTGGTTTATGGGGTCTGCAACGACCGAAGAGGCAGCTCAAGAGACCAGCCGCGCGGACCTCTTGTCGGTCGTTACCTTGCCCTTCTCCATTTTCAGCCACGCCATGAAGCGGCTGAGGACAGCCATCGCGATCGCCGCTCGAGGCAGGCAGCTACGGAGCATTGCCGTTACCTCGACACTTCCGGGCGAAGGAAAGTCGACGATCGCGGCAAACTTGGCCGCACTGTTCGCGGCATCGGGCGTACGCACACTTCTCATCGATGGTGATATGCGTAGGGCATCATTGAGCCGCGCCTTTGCGCCGGACGCGGAACAGGGGTTGCAAGAAGTCCTCAATGGTGAGTGCGCGCTGAAGGACTGTATCGTCCGTGTCGACGGCAGCGACTTAGATCTGCTTCCGCTCAGCATCGCGGGACTGACCAATTCGCCGGATGCGGCGCCGACAGTCGAACTTGCCGAGCCGTTGCTCGCCGAGATGCAGAAATCCTACGACTTCATCATCTTCGAGCTTCCACCGCTCAGCGCGAGCCTCGACGGCCTCGCCGTCAGCTCGCTGGTGGATGGCACAATCGTCGTTGCCGAGTGGGGCCGCACACCCTTGCCGCTGCTATCTGAATCCATTCATTTGCTGCGTAACGCAGGGGCCAATATCGCCGGTGTGGTGATCAATAAGATCGATACATCGACCCCCGATAACGGCGATCTCGCGGGCAACTACTTCAGCTACTCCTACGCGCCGGCAAACGTCGAACGTCTGCGCTGA
- a CDS encoding type III polyketide synthase, translating to MTVHAELVAARRAPASAVGVKVEIASIATAVPKYVTGQEEVSERAHKIYPQYARLDSLYTNTGIERRYSVEPKEWYLRTHTWEERTETYQRNALDLLEQVAVQAVAEAGLALRDIDTIVTNTITGLAIPTLEARLMNRLAFRPDVQRLPMFGFGCGGGVAGLARAARMAQAQPGSNVLFLTIDLCSLCLRINDPSLTMFVAAALFGDGAAGVVLRCPGGTQEARGQDGPVRARIGAIGEHFWSKTEHIMGFDIKDDGFGIVLSPELPTLMRERLGEGLIPFFVREGLMPQDFAGFLLHPGGSKVLTTVEDTLGIERDRLRYSWKVLKEYGNMSSATALFVLKEALADKAQGRFLLAAFGPGFSGYFIVLDL from the coding sequence ATGACGGTACATGCTGAACTCGTTGCCGCCCGACGTGCTCCCGCATCCGCGGTCGGAGTCAAAGTCGAGATCGCATCCATCGCCACCGCCGTACCGAAGTACGTGACCGGACAGGAAGAGGTCTCCGAGCGCGCCCACAAGATCTATCCGCAGTACGCCCGACTCGATTCCCTCTACACCAATACCGGCATCGAGCGGCGCTACTCGGTCGAACCGAAAGAGTGGTACCTCCGGACCCACACCTGGGAGGAGCGCACCGAGACGTACCAGCGCAACGCCCTCGACCTCCTCGAACAAGTGGCGGTGCAGGCCGTGGCGGAGGCCGGGCTCGCCTTGCGCGACATCGACACGATCGTCACCAACACCATCACCGGCCTCGCTATCCCGACCCTCGAAGCGCGGTTGATGAACCGGCTTGCGTTCCGCCCCGATGTGCAGCGCTTGCCGATGTTCGGGTTTGGTTGCGGGGGTGGTGTTGCCGGGCTTGCCCGTGCCGCGCGCATGGCGCAGGCGCAACCGGGCTCGAACGTGCTGTTCCTGACGATCGACCTATGCTCGCTTTGCCTGCGCATCAACGATCCCAGTCTCACGATGTTTGTCGCCGCCGCGCTGTTCGGCGACGGGGCAGCCGGGGTCGTGTTGCGTTGCCCCGGCGGTACGCAGGAAGCTCGCGGCCAAGATGGTCCCGTGCGCGCCCGCATCGGTGCCATCGGCGAACACTTCTGGTCGAAAACCGAGCACATCATGGGCTTCGACATCAAGGACGACGGCTTCGGCATTGTGTTGAGCCCGGAACTTCCCACCTTGATGCGCGAGCGGTTGGGCGAGGGACTAATTCCGTTCTTTGTCCGCGAAGGGCTCATGCCGCAGGACTTCGCCGGCTTCCTCCTGCATCCCGGCGGCAGCAAGGTGCTCACCACGGTGGAAGATACGCTCGGCATCGAGCGTGACCGCCTCCGCTACTCCTGGAAGGTGTTGAAGGAGTACGGCAACATGTCGTCGGCGACCGCGCTGTTCGTCCTCAAGGAAGCTCTGGCCGACAAAGCCCAAGGACGATTTCTGCTGGCGGCATTCGGCCCCGGGTTCTCCGGATACTTCATCGTTCTCGATCTCTAG
- a CDS encoding HlyD family type I secretion periplasmic adaptor subunit — MTATPTALDDWQRHVADGLRRPTLVGLAILGAWIGGFGLWAALAPLDGAVVASGSFVATGQNKQVQHLEGGIIREMLVREGERVEAGQTLVRLDDTPAKAKLRRLVLREYRLLTTQARLEAQIDGKDGFTLPAALSAYTDDPEVTQIFARQQVELKARRQNQADEEQVLRKEVAALKESIGGYEAQTQAVEKRLTLFSEELRDKQDLLDRQLARKTEVMALRRAEADLAGSRGELLGRIADSRERIARAEQQISELRSAAMQKAVEELRATETELDDVREQIGAGRDVLERVDVRAPDRGVVVRVNYHTRGAVVAPGAIILELLPVDDKLVIEGRVSPNDISHVHDGQAALVRLTALNQRLTPVINGRVVYVSADAIADQQSQAPASLVPFHHQSYIVRVQLDETDVHKKIGDFNPTPGMPADVYIKTGERTFFEYMLRPILDSFSRAFREH; from the coding sequence ATGACTGCGACACCGACAGCGCTCGACGACTGGCAGCGGCACGTAGCCGATGGTCTACGCCGGCCGACATTGGTTGGATTAGCCATCCTGGGCGCATGGATCGGTGGCTTCGGCCTGTGGGCGGCGCTCGCTCCACTCGACGGCGCGGTCGTGGCCTCCGGCTCGTTCGTCGCCACCGGGCAGAACAAGCAGGTGCAGCATCTGGAAGGCGGCATCATTCGCGAGATGCTGGTGCGCGAGGGCGAGCGCGTGGAGGCGGGCCAGACACTCGTCCGCCTCGACGACACGCCCGCCAAGGCCAAGCTGCGACGGCTGGTGCTGCGCGAGTACCGGCTCCTCACCACGCAGGCGCGTCTGGAAGCCCAGATCGACGGCAAGGACGGCTTTACCCTGCCGGCGGCGCTCAGCGCTTACACCGACGATCCAGAGGTCACGCAGATATTCGCGCGGCAGCAGGTGGAATTGAAGGCGCGGCGGCAAAACCAGGCCGACGAGGAGCAGGTGCTGCGCAAGGAAGTTGCGGCGTTGAAGGAATCGATCGGCGGCTATGAAGCGCAGACGCAAGCGGTCGAGAAGCGCTTGACCCTGTTCTCCGAGGAGCTGCGTGACAAGCAGGACCTGCTCGACCGCCAGCTGGCGCGCAAGACCGAGGTCATGGCGCTGCGACGCGCCGAGGCTGACTTGGCTGGCTCCCGCGGCGAGCTTCTGGGCCGCATTGCGGATTCGCGCGAGCGGATCGCCCGCGCCGAACAGCAAATCTCCGAGCTGCGATCGGCGGCGATGCAGAAGGCGGTCGAGGAGCTGCGGGCGACGGAGACCGAGCTTGACGACGTGCGCGAGCAGATTGGCGCGGGTCGCGACGTACTCGAGCGCGTCGACGTGCGCGCGCCCGATCGCGGCGTCGTCGTGCGCGTGAACTACCACACGCGCGGTGCTGTGGTGGCACCTGGCGCCATCATCCTCGAGCTGCTGCCGGTCGACGACAAGCTCGTCATCGAGGGACGCGTCAGCCCCAATGACATCTCGCACGTGCACGACGGCCAGGCGGCGCTGGTGCGTCTGACCGCGCTAAATCAGCGTTTGACGCCGGTCATCAACGGCCGAGTCGTCTACGTGTCGGCCGACGCAATCGCCGACCAGCAATCGCAGGCGCCGGCCAGCCTCGTACCCTTCCATCACCAGTCCTACATCGTTCGCGTGCAGCTCGACGAAACCGATGTGCACAAGAAGATCGGCGACTTCAATCCCACACCGGGCATGCCCGCCGACGTCTACATCAAGACGGGCGAGCGCACGTTCTTCGAGTACATGCTGCGGCCCATCCTCGACAGCTTCTCGCGCGCCTTCCGCGAGCACTAG
- a CDS encoding response regulator transcription factor, with protein sequence MAAPLTQANSELSCRLLQYTNSVDSLDTPEKVLNALDEVTNATCKIRMLGALLLPLRWGDLSSFEMGKTVFVHDSAPKGWWEEQRDMMRQSPGPGEMLARLALAPFTMSETMSRLEPLGVDRWPFELALKYGMRDRLSCPVGGRWLVVYWSRHVLANLTPEQRALLFLGANFAAIRLQRLAAPSIKRLGNSSSLTPRELAVLRLMASGKRMREIAQLLGLGEETVRSHLKKAQVKLGVRERTHAVAQAIRLQLIA encoded by the coding sequence GTGGCAGCGCCCCTAACACAAGCCAACTCTGAGCTTTCCTGCCGGCTCTTGCAGTATACGAATTCCGTCGACTCGCTCGATACGCCCGAGAAGGTCCTGAACGCTCTCGATGAGGTCACGAACGCCACGTGCAAGATCAGAATGCTCGGTGCGTTGTTGCTGCCTTTACGGTGGGGCGATCTCAGCAGCTTCGAAATGGGAAAGACCGTCTTCGTGCACGACAGCGCACCTAAGGGCTGGTGGGAAGAGCAGCGCGACATGATGCGGCAGTCGCCTGGGCCGGGCGAGATGCTGGCGCGCCTGGCACTTGCTCCGTTTACGATGTCGGAGACGATGTCGCGGCTCGAGCCACTCGGTGTCGATCGCTGGCCATTCGAGTTGGCCCTCAAGTACGGCATGCGCGACCGTCTCTCATGCCCCGTTGGCGGCCGCTGGCTGGTCGTCTATTGGTCGCGCCACGTTCTCGCCAATCTCACACCGGAACAACGGGCCCTCCTCTTTCTTGGGGCCAACTTCGCTGCCATACGTCTGCAGCGCTTGGCTGCTCCCTCCATCAAGCGGCTCGGCAACAGCTCCTCGCTTACGCCGCGCGAACTCGCTGTCCTGCGTCTTATGGCTTCCGGCAAGCGGATGCGTGAGATCGCGCAGCTGCTCGGTCTGGGAGAAGAGACCGTCCGGAGCCACCTGAAGAAGGCCCAGGTCAAGCTCGGCGTCCGCGAGCGCACGCATGCCGTGGCCCAAGCCATCCGGCTCCAATTGATAGCTTGA
- a CDS encoding type I secretion system permease/ATPase: METPGADSQSFGGLAASAIETVIAGARQRTARLRFLLGETAKLWTGAAEQVGSPQGPPSIADEPQNLAPPPARMPLQEWRALARRTFIVVAAFSVFVNLLMLTVPIYLFQLSDRVLTSRSIDTLLMLSMLAVAFLAVLSLLDICRRQVLGALANRLETILGGHLLASVISIPHVGSAPAETVRSLHLVRNFLSSPVMLLLFDAPLAPLYFAAVFLISPQLGVIALIAGAVLAVIALLNQRATSAPLGRAGQHAARADDRAEALARNSQVINAMGMLQESIQHWGNEHANALTVQGTALNRNFWITGVSKFLRLITQILVLGWGAFLALEGEITGGMMIAASIIASRALQPLEGMIEGWRSVVQAHAAYNRVVAAVEVFTREPPRLQLPRPKGRVVAERLLYIPPGVKEPTLNGVSIDLAPGTSLAIVGPSGSGKSTLAKLLVGCLPPTAGHVRLDGTELRNWDRRQFGTFTGYLPQEVELFPGTIRENVCRMRGDLPDEKVYEAAVVAGVHDMICQLPQGYETVLQEGGAPLSGGQKQRIALARALFGDPAVIVLDEPNSNLDAVGEQALSETMQRAKAKGVTVVVITQRPALLNSVDRVLVLRNGRPEAYGAPSKVLHRVVPPSSEARPTAAASQAAPA; the protein is encoded by the coding sequence ATGGAAACACCCGGGGCGGATTCGCAGTCGTTCGGAGGGTTGGCGGCGAGCGCCATCGAAACGGTGATCGCCGGGGCGCGGCAACGCACAGCGCGCCTGCGCTTCCTGCTGGGCGAGACCGCGAAACTGTGGACCGGGGCGGCAGAGCAAGTTGGATCGCCGCAGGGGCCCCCTTCGATCGCCGACGAGCCGCAGAATTTAGCGCCACCACCAGCACGTATGCCACTGCAGGAATGGCGTGCACTGGCGCGGCGCACGTTCATCGTCGTGGCGGCGTTTTCGGTGTTCGTGAACCTGCTGATGCTCACGGTGCCGATCTACCTCTTCCAATTGTCGGATCGCGTGCTCACCAGCCGCAGCATCGACACCCTGTTGATGTTGTCGATGCTGGCGGTTGCCTTTCTCGCCGTGCTGTCGCTGCTCGATATCTGCCGGCGTCAGGTGCTCGGTGCGCTTGCCAATCGGCTGGAGACCATCCTTGGCGGCCACCTGCTGGCGAGCGTCATCAGTATCCCGCACGTCGGCAGCGCACCTGCCGAAACCGTGCGCAGCTTGCATCTGGTGCGCAACTTCCTGTCCAGCCCCGTGATGCTGTTGCTGTTCGACGCGCCGCTGGCACCGCTCTATTTCGCGGCGGTGTTCCTCATTAGCCCACAGCTGGGTGTAATCGCGCTGATCGCCGGCGCCGTTCTGGCCGTGATCGCCCTCCTCAATCAGCGTGCCACCTCGGCGCCTCTCGGCCGGGCCGGACAGCATGCCGCCCGCGCCGACGACCGTGCCGAGGCGCTGGCGCGCAACTCGCAGGTGATCAATGCGATGGGCATGCTGCAGGAGAGCATTCAGCACTGGGGAAATGAGCATGCGAACGCGCTGACGGTGCAGGGCACCGCGCTGAACCGCAATTTCTGGATCACCGGCGTCTCCAAGTTCCTCCGCCTCATCACGCAGATCCTCGTGCTCGGCTGGGGCGCTTTCCTGGCGCTAGAAGGCGAGATCACCGGCGGCATGATGATCGCGGCTTCGATCATTGCGAGCCGCGCCTTGCAGCCGCTTGAAGGCATGATCGAGGGCTGGCGCAGCGTGGTCCAGGCGCATGCCGCATACAATCGAGTCGTCGCGGCGGTGGAGGTTTTCACACGTGAGCCGCCGCGCCTGCAGCTGCCACGCCCCAAGGGGCGCGTGGTCGCCGAGCGTCTGCTGTACATCCCGCCCGGCGTCAAGGAGCCGACGCTCAACGGCGTCTCAATCGACCTCGCGCCGGGAACGTCGCTGGCCATCGTCGGTCCGTCCGGCTCGGGCAAGTCGACCCTGGCTAAGCTGCTTGTCGGGTGCCTGCCGCCCACGGCGGGGCACGTGCGCCTCGACGGAACGGAGCTGCGCAATTGGGATCGTCGCCAGTTCGGCACCTTCACCGGGTACCTGCCGCAGGAGGTCGAGCTGTTTCCCGGCACGATCAGAGAGAATGTCTGCCGCATGCGCGGTGACCTGCCCGACGAGAAGGTCTACGAGGCAGCGGTCGTCGCCGGCGTGCACGACATGATCTGCCAACTCCCGCAAGGATACGAGACTGTGCTGCAGGAGGGCGGAGCGCCGCTGTCCGGCGGCCAGAAGCAGCGCATCGCCCTCGCCCGCGCGCTGTTCGGAGATCCGGCGGTGATCGTCCTCGACGAGCCGAACTCGAATCTTGACGCCGTCGGCGAGCAGGCGTTGAGCGAGACCATGCAGCGCGCCAAGGCCAAAGGCGTGACCGTCGTCGTGATCACCCAGAGGCCGGCGCTGCTGAATTCCGTCGACCGCGTGCTGGTTCTGCGCAACGGCCGGCCGGAAGCCTATGGTGCGCCCTCGAAGGTTCTGCATCGCGTGGTGCCGCCCAGCTCGGAGGCCCGGCCAACCGCTGCCGCAAGTCAGGCAGCGCCGGCATGA
- a CDS encoding LabA-like NYN domain-containing protein, protein MLISPQERLGIFIDGADLLTASRALGFSVDFKRLRSLFQERGKLIRTVFYATLSEDDNGECSMRPLIDWLQYNGYSTSTKATRRRIAGQPCASGAMDVEIAVDAIRLGRALDHVILFSGRAELKALVFALQEEGKRVTVVSTLATGALVVDEMRRQADQYVDLAELKDQIRLPVGSTTPKQ, encoded by the coding sequence ATGCTCATCTCCCCGCAGGAACGCCTTGGGATCTTCATCGACGGCGCGGACCTCTTAACCGCCAGTCGCGCGCTTGGCTTTTCCGTCGACTTCAAGCGGCTGCGCTCGCTGTTCCAGGAGCGCGGCAAACTGATACGTACGGTTTTCTATGCGACGCTGAGCGAAGACGACAACGGTGAATGCTCGATGCGCCCGCTGATCGATTGGCTTCAGTACAACGGCTACTCGACCAGCACCAAAGCGACGAGGCGCAGAATTGCGGGCCAGCCGTGTGCCAGTGGCGCCATGGATGTTGAGATCGCCGTCGATGCCATCCGGCTTGGGCGGGCGCTGGACCACGTCATTCTCTTCTCGGGACGCGCCGAATTGAAGGCCCTGGTCTTCGCCCTACAAGAGGAGGGCAAGCGCGTAACCGTAGTCTCGACGCTAGCGACAGGGGCGCTTGTCGTGGATGAGATGCGACGCCAGGCCGATCAGTACGTCGATCTCGCGGAGCTCAAGGATCAGATTCGGCTGCCCGTTGGCAGCACGACGCCAAAGCAATGA